A genomic stretch from Colwellia sp. Arc7-635 includes:
- a CDS encoding GGDEF domain-containing protein, translated as MNTVRPNSELSEKEKFSHFLMEQCLSIRRWALTVALLLYIVFAVMDVIKFPSEIYSITLTTRIFLVILPLLYLNFVYWLTPPKSIRTNVLIMLLIYLGSGLNHILISYISGLYGFQFSELGMVLIIMFGCLLLALPIKPASIVTLIVFCAYATINLYAEHQLADLLFRLIIFSFVAGICLAVNLAGQKTLYQNYLLINRLYNESITDGLTKLNNKRAFLDQIERLTSIAVRDKVTLGLIFVDVDYFKAINDSFGHSAGDEVLKKIASVVDAKCRRCEDLGFRIGGDEFALILYGVDRKKLEETCFEIVVGVSDLNVENHDSSINTSVSVGAVLKSESTKITNNNLVNLADKHLYEAKGNGRNQFYLQSF; from the coding sequence ATGAATACAGTAAGACCTAATAGCGAACTTAGTGAAAAAGAAAAATTTTCTCACTTTCTAATGGAACAATGCTTAAGTATTAGGCGCTGGGCTTTAACCGTAGCGCTACTTTTATACATTGTCTTTGCCGTTATGGATGTCATTAAATTTCCTAGCGAAATATATTCAATAACGCTAACAACCCGAATTTTTTTAGTTATATTACCCTTACTGTATTTAAATTTCGTTTATTGGCTCACCCCTCCAAAATCAATCAGAACCAATGTACTGATCATGTTATTAATCTACTTAGGAAGTGGGTTAAATCACATTTTAATCTCTTATATTTCAGGGTTATATGGCTTTCAATTTTCCGAGTTAGGCATGGTTTTGATTATTATGTTTGGCTGTTTACTATTAGCGCTACCGATTAAACCGGCAAGCATAGTCACTTTAATTGTATTCTGCGCCTATGCCACAATAAATTTATACGCGGAACACCAATTAGCAGATTTATTATTCAGGCTTATAATATTCAGTTTTGTTGCTGGAATTTGTCTGGCGGTAAATCTAGCAGGTCAAAAAACTCTTTACCAAAACTATTTATTAATCAATAGACTATATAATGAATCGATAACAGACGGTTTAACAAAACTCAATAATAAAAGAGCCTTTTTAGATCAGATAGAAAGGTTGACCTCGATTGCTGTTCGCGACAAAGTTACCCTCGGCTTAATTTTTGTTGATGTCGATTATTTTAAAGCAATTAATGATTCATTCGGACATAGCGCTGGAGATGAGGTGTTGAAGAAAATAGCCAGCGTTGTTGATGCAAAATGTCGTCGTTGTGAAGACTTAGGCTTTCGCATAGGTGGCGATGAGTTTGCCCTTATTTTATATGGCGTTGATAGAAAAAAACTTGAAGAAACATGTTTTGAAATTGTCGTTGGTGTTTCCGATTTAAACGTGGAGAACCATGACAGCAGCATCAACACATCAGTCTCAGTAGGCGCTGTGCTGAAGTCTGAAAGTACCAAAATAACAAATAATAATCTAGTTAACTTAGCTGATAAACATTTATACGAAGCAAAGGGTAATGGGAGAAATCAATTTTATCTGCAGTCTTTCTGA
- a CDS encoding deoxynucleoside kinase, producing the protein MAKKLNCDFLLFDDYTNQDSYPDDMKKWLVAGANVSVIETPNFVSALQGLILNSTNDYIFIEEPFGKERAAIAPFIDYVVLLDQPLDLCLMRIIKRHTEHEHSSSLNSISRFLDKYEDHLRDSYIATVNQVRNNSDLIVNEVLSAKATTHMISEWLKSL; encoded by the coding sequence TTGGCTAAAAAACTTAACTGTGATTTTTTACTATTTGACGATTACACCAATCAAGATAGCTATCCTGATGACATGAAAAAATGGCTAGTCGCAGGGGCGAATGTTTCTGTTATCGAAACCCCAAACTTTGTCAGCGCTTTACAAGGACTAATCTTAAATAGCACTAATGATTATATTTTTATTGAAGAGCCATTTGGTAAAGAGCGTGCTGCTATAGCGCCATTTATTGATTATGTGGTGTTGTTGGACCAACCACTAGATTTGTGCTTAATGCGCATCATTAAAAGGCATACAGAACATGAACATTCAAGTTCATTAAACTCGATTAGTCGTTTCCTAGATAAATATGAAGATCACTTACGCGACAGTTATATCGCCACCGTCAATCAAGTTCGGAACAACAGTGACTTAATTGTTAATGAAGTATTATCAGCAAAAGCGACCACTCACATGATCAGTGAATGGTTAAAAAGCCTTTGA